One genomic segment of Acinetobacter oleivorans DR1 includes these proteins:
- a CDS encoding ABC transporter permease yields MLAYVIRRLWQMIPTMLGVVLLIFILFNWVGGDPAYILAGKMSNPEQIENIRKQLGVDQPYYVQLWIFIKQILTFDYGASWSTGEPVSQIILTRLGPSLALLIPLTILQTVISIILALAVAAVRGSLTDRMVMMLCTIGMSISILVYIIVFQYVLAYQLSWFPVQGWSDSFTDNLFKFALLPILIMLVVSIAPTLRLYRSFVLDEINQDYVRTARAKGVGESRILGVHVLRNASIPIITDVMSTLPALLIGAFLIERFFGIPGIGREVIIAVERSDFPVIKAITVYIAAATMIFNLIADLVYKVVDPRVQLK; encoded by the coding sequence ATGCTAGCATATGTTATTCGGCGTTTATGGCAGATGATTCCAACCATGTTGGGGGTAGTCTTACTTATTTTTATTCTTTTTAACTGGGTAGGTGGCGATCCTGCTTATATTTTAGCGGGCAAGATGTCTAATCCTGAGCAGATTGAAAACATTCGTAAGCAGCTTGGTGTCGATCAGCCTTATTACGTTCAGCTCTGGATTTTCATTAAACAAATACTGACTTTTGACTATGGTGCAAGTTGGAGTACTGGCGAACCTGTTTCTCAAATTATTTTAACTCGATTAGGGCCATCGCTCGCGCTTTTAATTCCACTGACTATTTTACAGACGGTTATTTCAATTATTTTGGCATTAGCTGTTGCAGCTGTACGTGGTTCTCTAACCGACCGTATGGTCATGATGTTATGTACCATCGGCATGTCGATCAGCATCTTAGTTTACATTATCGTTTTTCAATATGTTCTGGCTTATCAGCTAAGTTGGTTTCCTGTACAAGGCTGGAGCGATAGCTTTACTGATAATTTATTTAAGTTTGCCTTACTGCCGATTCTAATCATGCTGGTGGTGAGTATTGCACCGACTTTACGTTTATATCGTAGCTTTGTGCTTGATGAAATTAATCAGGACTATGTTCGAACAGCACGTGCTAAAGGTGTAGGTGAAAGCCGAATCTTAGGTGTACATGTACTGCGGAACGCTTCAATTCCTATTATTACCGATGTGATGTCAACTTTACCTGCATTGCTCATAGGCGCATTTTTAATTGAACGTTTTTTTGGTATTCCCGGGATTGGTCGAGAGGTAATTATTGCAGTTGAGCGGAGTGATTTTCCTGTTATTAAAGCAATTACAGTTTACATCGCAGCTGCAACCATGATTTTTAATCTGATTGCCGATTTGGTCTACAAAGTGGTTGATCCACGTGTACAGTTGAAGTAG
- a CDS encoding ABC transporter substrate-binding protein, giving the protein MTENLIKQLKHCGVSFLLASMALTGSTALCAKSPADPNKVLRYVFPTAETGFDPAYIHDLYSAHVTTSIFETLYTYDYLARPAKLVPKIATAMPEVSPDGLTYTIHIKKGIYFTQDPVFKGKPRELTANDYAYSFKRLLDPNLRSPNSWLLENKIEGMDALINAANKTGKFNYDQKVIGLQTPDKYTLVIRLVKPDYNFPLLLAHDPTGAVAREVIEKYKDKAGYVMGHPVGTGPYVLSKWVPASRIVLKANPDFRGFTWNFAASSPEDEAIVKRLKGKKMPQIGTIDIQVMEENQSRWLAFQRGEIDIFQLEGQLVAKAIKDGKLRPELAKEGVQLSRIVDPEISYIYWNLKNPVVGGMSKEKIALRRAIAMSRSIDQEIKLVRNDDAQRLDFPVPPGVVGNDPQYRTSTPYSVKAANLLLDRYHYKKDASGWRTQPDGKPLVIEYMARSDSIGQQSAELWKKNFDSLNIRMVFKPMLFADLIRAQKQCEGMFGSSAWIADYPDGDNFMQNFYGPNTHMTNWSCGSTPEFDQLYRQTQQMQAGPERDALYRKMTRLLEVYMPVQVSYARYRNMLAQPQIIGYKKHPILHAEWMYFDIDTHTKSNH; this is encoded by the coding sequence ATGACTGAAAATTTAATAAAACAGCTCAAGCATTGTGGTGTCAGTTTTTTACTTGCTAGCATGGCATTAACTGGTTCTACAGCTCTATGTGCTAAAAGCCCAGCCGATCCCAATAAAGTTCTACGTTACGTATTCCCGACAGCAGAAACAGGTTTCGACCCAGCTTATATTCATGATCTATATTCAGCACATGTAACCACTTCAATATTTGAAACTTTATATACCTATGACTACTTAGCAAGGCCAGCAAAACTTGTTCCGAAAATAGCCACAGCCATGCCAGAAGTCAGTCCCGATGGTCTGACTTATACCATTCACATAAAAAAGGGTATTTATTTTACACAGGACCCTGTTTTCAAAGGTAAACCACGAGAATTAACAGCCAATGATTATGCGTACTCTTTTAAGCGTTTATTGGACCCGAATTTACGTTCTCCAAATAGCTGGTTGCTAGAGAACAAAATTGAAGGTATGGATGCATTAATAAACGCAGCCAATAAAACTGGAAAATTTAACTATGACCAAAAAGTAATTGGTTTACAAACACCAGATAAATACACCTTGGTGATTCGTTTAGTTAAGCCAGATTATAACTTTCCTTTGTTACTGGCACATGACCCTACAGGTGCGGTGGCACGTGAAGTCATCGAAAAATATAAAGATAAAGCAGGTTATGTAATGGGCCATCCTGTAGGGACTGGACCTTATGTACTCAGTAAATGGGTACCAGCATCACGAATTGTTTTAAAAGCGAATCCTGATTTCCGTGGTTTTACTTGGAACTTTGCTGCCAGTAGCCCTGAGGATGAGGCAATTGTAAAACGCCTTAAAGGTAAAAAAATGCCTCAAATAGGCACAATTGATATTCAGGTTATGGAAGAAAATCAATCGCGATGGCTGGCATTTCAGCGTGGTGAAATTGATATATTTCAGCTTGAAGGTCAACTGGTCGCAAAAGCAATTAAAGACGGTAAATTAAGACCTGAACTTGCTAAAGAAGGTGTGCAGCTATCTCGTATTGTTGATCCTGAAATTAGCTATATCTATTGGAACCTTAAAAATCCGGTCGTTGGCGGAATGAGTAAAGAAAAGATTGCTTTGCGCCGTGCAATAGCAATGTCTCGTTCAATAGATCAAGAAATTAAATTAGTAAGAAATGATGATGCTCAGCGTTTAGATTTTCCAGTTCCACCAGGGGTAGTGGGTAACGATCCACAGTATAGAACCAGTACGCCATATTCCGTGAAAGCAGCAAATTTATTATTAGATCGATATCACTATAAAAAAGATGCTTCAGGTTGGCGTACACAACCAGACGGTAAGCCTCTCGTCATTGAATATATGGCGCGCAGTGACAGTATTGGTCAGCAAAGCGCTGAGCTTTGGAAAAAGAACTTTGATAGTTTAAATATTCGCATGGTCTTTAAACCCATGCTTTTTGCAGACCTCATTCGAGCGCAAAAACAATGTGAAGGTATGTTTGGTTCTTCTGCATGGATCGCCGATTATCCAGATGGGGATAATTTTATGCAGAATTTTTATGGACCCAATACGCATATGACGAACTGGTCTTGTGGTTCGACACCAGAGTTTGATCAGTTATATCGTCAGACACAACAAATGCAAGCAGGTCCTGAGAGAGACGCGCTTTATCGAAAAATGACACGTTTATTAGAAGTGTATATGCCTGTTCAAGTCTCTTATGCACGCTACCGAAATATGCTGGCTCAACCACAAATCATTGGATATAAAAAGCATCCAATTTTACATGCTGAGTGGATGTATTTTGATATCGATACACATACTAAATCTAATCATTAA
- a CDS encoding SOS response-associated peptidase family protein — translation MCANFKPLTLAQLQQLQLPVVGFSYPEEVYPAGTMPLLFKSPQGLEWREVMFGLVPKWAEDTNIAKHTYNARHETIFQKPSFQEAALKCKFGVIPVTEFYESKYINDKPERWGVRRKDGQAFFIAAIYEICKINETVIRSASMLTMDAIDHPMMKDFHEPGDVKRSVIVIPHDRLEEWLSLESPDISSFIEGFPVEEFECSHVPKEKVIKPTPQLSMFD, via the coding sequence ATGTGTGCCAACTTTAAACCTTTAACTCTTGCTCAATTACAGCAACTTCAGTTGCCTGTGGTTGGCTTTAGCTATCCCGAAGAGGTTTATCCTGCAGGAACAATGCCACTATTATTCAAATCACCACAAGGTCTTGAATGGCGTGAAGTCATGTTTGGCTTGGTTCCAAAGTGGGCTGAAGATACCAACATAGCGAAACATACCTACAATGCCCGTCATGAAACGATTTTCCAAAAACCGAGTTTTCAAGAGGCTGCTCTTAAATGTAAGTTTGGTGTAATTCCAGTGACCGAGTTTTATGAAAGTAAATATATAAATGATAAGCCGGAACGATGGGGTGTACGCCGTAAAGATGGGCAAGCTTTTTTTATTGCAGCGATCTATGAAATTTGCAAAATCAATGAGACGGTTATTCGTTCTGCAAGCATGTTGACCATGGACGCGATTGACCATCCCATGATGAAAGACTTTCACGAACCAGGCGATGTCAAAAGATCAGTGATTGTGATTCCACATGACCGACTAGAAGAGTGGTTAAGTTTAGAATCACCTGATATTTCCAGCTTTATCGAAGGCTTTCCGGTTGAAGAATTTGAATGCTCTCATGTGCCAAAAGAAAAAGTTATAAAACCGACACCACAGTTAAGCATGTTTGATTAA
- a CDS encoding ABC transporter permease: MLSVLSKRKQQTKTEAHSSGLWKLAMRRLRADKIAMSSLVIVLLYFIILVLSMTGVIASDWNKEVAVSYAPPTFIGADKTTGAGQNAAAIEEELPENPVDPLKDVIHQLKAEIKQEKSEGSAIDYYGVVDPLAEDMKAIDQQLGGHLLDQQSELKSTLIFGADKWGQDVLKKTIKGAETSIIVGVISALLAVGIGTLLGAISGYFGGWVDDILNWFYNIFTSIPYLLLVLAIAAVLQQKGILSIVLILGLTGWTGVYRLIRAEYMKHTAREYVLAAKAIGVGHFRRMFIHIFPNVSHIALVQMSILVVSFIKSEVILSFLGFGVPVGVVSWGSMLNEAQSELLLGKWWQLVAASVAMAVLVTAFSMFTDALRDALDPKLK, translated from the coding sequence ATGCTGAGCGTTTTATCAAAAAGAAAACAACAAACAAAAACCGAAGCTCATTCATCTGGCCTGTGGAAACTTGCCATGCGTCGTCTTCGGGCCGACAAGATCGCAATGTCATCGCTAGTGATTGTATTGCTTTATTTTATTATCTTGGTTCTATCAATGACGGGTGTGATTGCATCTGACTGGAATAAAGAGGTTGCAGTAAGTTATGCACCACCTACATTTATAGGCGCAGATAAGACAACAGGTGCAGGGCAAAATGCAGCAGCGATTGAAGAAGAGTTACCAGAAAATCCTGTTGATCCTTTAAAAGATGTAATTCACCAACTCAAGGCTGAAATTAAACAAGAAAAGAGTGAGGGAAGTGCAATTGATTATTATGGTGTAGTTGACCCTTTAGCTGAGGATATGAAAGCAATTGATCAACAACTCGGAGGACATTTACTTGATCAGCAAAGTGAACTTAAAAGCACACTAATATTTGGAGCTGACAAATGGGGACAAGATGTCCTTAAAAAGACCATTAAAGGTGCTGAAACATCAATTATTGTTGGGGTGATATCCGCTTTACTTGCAGTAGGTATCGGTACACTTTTAGGCGCAATTTCTGGATATTTTGGTGGTTGGGTTGATGACATTCTCAACTGGTTTTATAACATTTTTACTTCAATTCCATATTTATTATTAGTGCTTGCTATTGCTGCCGTACTTCAACAAAAAGGCATTTTATCCATTGTTCTGATTTTAGGTTTAACGGGCTGGACGGGTGTTTATCGTTTAATTCGTGCCGAATATATGAAACATACTGCACGTGAGTACGTTCTTGCTGCTAAAGCAATTGGCGTTGGACACTTTCGCCGTATGTTCATTCATATTTTCCCTAATGTCAGCCATATCGCTTTGGTCCAAATGTCAATTTTGGTGGTGTCTTTCATTAAATCTGAGGTCATCTTGAGTTTCTTAGGTTTTGGTGTGCCAGTAGGCGTAGTGTCTTGGGGGAGCATGTTAAATGAAGCACAAAGTGAACTTCTTTTAGGTAAGTGGTGGCAGCTTGTCGCAGCCTCTGTCGCGATGGCTGTTTTGGTAACGGCATTTTCAATGTTTACTGATGCACTCCGTGATGCATTAGATCCAAAACTAAAATAA
- a CDS encoding ABC transporter substrate-binding protein, with protein sequence MKLKIFKLAILSLAITSVSCAFAQTPAQPNKILHVAYEAPDDGFDMVKTTNFYSASIAETIFEPLLKYDYLARPVQLVPYTAESLPKVEQDGKVYTFKIRPGIYFTNDPAFKGKRRELVAEDYVYTIKRILDPENRAPSVSFIEGKLLGADAVVAQAKKTGKFNYATPITGVKALDRYTLQFTLTRQDFNFPYILAYITFGGVAKEVVDYYGDRIGMHPVGTGPYMLSKYVPRSKVELVANPDYRGFVWNFKSTGTPWDNQLIKEMSGKKMPQIGKVVVSIIEEQQSRWLAFQSGQLDFDRLTADAVPQALDGNQLKTSFQKRGIKHFPNKEPEMTYTMMNMRDPVIGGFSPEKIALRRAITLAYNQKESIRQAYKGQAVRAEMFIPEGVNGYNPKYRSSVGYNPLLANKLLDYYGYKKGADGYRNLPNGKPLVLKINNENSSASVIHSELWKKNLDAIGIRAEFKVSNFADNLKAATQCKYMIWSGAWIADYPEGDNFAQLLYGPNAGQGNHACYQSKTYDALYNQATHLPPQQRLPYYEKLNRQIEADNPWIIHVTRIRNWLIRPQVQGFKPHPIMNTNWQYLDITPDKK encoded by the coding sequence TTGAAATTAAAAATTTTTAAGCTCGCAATTCTAAGTCTGGCTATTACATCAGTTTCTTGTGCTTTCGCCCAAACGCCTGCGCAACCAAACAAAATATTACACGTTGCCTATGAAGCCCCAGATGATGGTTTTGACATGGTTAAAACCACCAATTTTTATAGTGCCAGTATCGCGGAAACCATATTTGAGCCTTTACTCAAATATGATTATTTAGCTCGTCCAGTACAGTTAGTTCCATATACGGCTGAAAGCCTGCCTAAGGTTGAACAAGACGGTAAAGTTTATACATTTAAAATTAGGCCCGGTATTTATTTTACCAATGACCCTGCTTTTAAAGGTAAACGCCGTGAGCTAGTAGCTGAAGACTACGTCTATACAATTAAACGCATTTTAGATCCTGAAAATAGGGCACCTTCAGTTTCTTTTATTGAGGGTAAATTATTAGGTGCAGATGCAGTTGTAGCTCAAGCAAAGAAAACGGGAAAGTTTAATTATGCTACTCCAATTACTGGGGTTAAAGCACTTGATCGATATACTTTACAATTTACTTTGACTCGCCAAGATTTTAATTTTCCTTATATTCTTGCCTATATTACCTTTGGTGGCGTTGCAAAAGAGGTTGTTGACTATTACGGTGACCGTATCGGTATGCATCCAGTTGGTACCGGACCGTACATGCTAAGTAAATATGTACCGAGAAGTAAGGTCGAATTAGTTGCCAATCCTGATTATCGAGGTTTTGTCTGGAATTTTAAGTCAACAGGCACGCCGTGGGATAACCAGCTTATTAAAGAAATGAGCGGTAAGAAAATGCCCCAAATTGGTAAGGTTGTAGTCAGTATTATTGAGGAACAACAGTCACGATGGTTAGCTTTTCAGTCTGGTCAATTAGATTTTGACAGACTTACAGCAGATGCTGTTCCTCAAGCTTTAGATGGAAATCAACTTAAGACTTCTTTTCAGAAAAGGGGAATTAAGCATTTTCCAAATAAAGAACCTGAAATGACCTATACGATGATGAACATGCGTGATCCGGTCATTGGTGGTTTTAGCCCAGAAAAGATTGCACTTCGTAGAGCAATTACGTTGGCATATAATCAAAAAGAAAGTATAAGACAGGCTTACAAAGGCCAAGCTGTTAGAGCAGAAATGTTCATACCTGAAGGTGTAAATGGATATAACCCCAAGTACAGAAGTAGCGTAGGGTATAATCCATTATTGGCAAATAAATTACTTGATTATTATGGTTATAAAAAAGGGGCTGATGGCTATCGAAACTTGCCAAACGGAAAACCTTTGGTTTTAAAAATTAATAATGAAAATAGTTCAGCATCGGTTATTCACTCCGAACTCTGGAAAAAAAATTTAGACGCGATTGGTATTCGCGCAGAATTCAAAGTGAGTAATTTTGCAGATAACTTAAAGGCTGCAACTCAATGTAAATATATGATTTGGAGCGGCGCATGGATTGCTGACTATCCTGAAGGAGACAATTTTGCACAATTACTGTATGGACCAAATGCTGGTCAGGGAAACCATGCTTGTTACCAGTCTAAAACATATGATGCCCTTTATAATCAAGCCACTCATTTACCACCCCAACAACGTCTACCATATTATGAAAAGCTTAACCGCCAGATTGAAGCTGATAATCCCTGGATTATTCATGTAACGCGAATTCGTAATTGGTTGATACGGCCACAAGTTCAGGGTTTTAAACCTCATCCAATAATGAACACAAACTGGCAATATCTTGATATTACCCCTGATAAAAAATAA
- a CDS encoding ABC transporter ATP-binding protein produces MIEQENKNAPLLHVKNLRVSFKGEDKQYIETVKGISFDIPENTTVALVGESGSGKSVTSLATMGLLPVGQSKIDEQSKIIFEGKDLLSLSRTEMRKICGKDIAMIFQEPMSSLNPVFTVGNQIAEVLCLHMGLSRKQARQRVLELLKEVGIPSPETKIDAYPNQLSGGQQQRVMIAMAIACEPKLLIADEPTTALDVTIQKQIIDLLESLRKRRQMSMLFITHDLALVGEIADKVIVMRHGEIREQGVAEEVLEQPKDVYTRALLYCRPQMSQRPYRLPVTSDFMRQEDNILVEQSFDASEIPERKRGLNGDEQIILEVKDLKKSFYSRKGLFGKEEFQAVKGVSFKLAKGKTLVLVGESGSGKTTVGLLLMRLHQASGGQAFIEGKDILSLTEKEFAKYQRKIQIIFQNPYASLNPRFTIGQILLEPMQIHGIGKDDAERKQIALGLLDRVNLPEQAYYRYPHEFSGGQRQRIAIARCLTLKPEILICDESVSALDVSVQAQVLNLLQDLQDEFGLSYIFISHDLSVVKYISDQVMVMNHGEVVEIANSDELYAHPQHDYTKRLLQAIPQGIQHIS; encoded by the coding sequence ATGATCGAACAAGAAAATAAGAATGCGCCGTTATTGCACGTTAAAAATCTACGAGTAAGTTTTAAAGGTGAAGATAAACAATATATTGAAACCGTAAAAGGAATTAGCTTTGACATTCCAGAAAACACCACGGTTGCTTTAGTAGGTGAGTCGGGTAGCGGAAAATCGGTTACTTCTTTGGCAACTATGGGATTACTGCCTGTAGGTCAGAGTAAAATTGACGAGCAAAGTAAAATTATATTTGAAGGCAAAGATTTACTGAGCTTATCTCGTACAGAGATGCGTAAAATTTGTGGCAAAGATATTGCGATGATTTTTCAGGAGCCGATGTCATCATTAAATCCTGTTTTTACGGTTGGCAATCAAATTGCAGAAGTGTTGTGTTTGCATATGGGATTGAGCCGTAAACAGGCCCGACAACGCGTTTTAGAGTTGCTTAAAGAAGTAGGTATTCCTTCACCTGAAACTAAAATTGATGCCTATCCAAACCAACTTTCGGGTGGTCAACAACAACGTGTCATGATTGCTATGGCGATTGCGTGTGAGCCTAAACTACTCATTGCCGATGAGCCGACTACGGCACTTGATGTCACGATCCAAAAACAGATTATTGATTTACTTGAGTCATTGCGTAAGCGCCGTCAAATGTCGATGCTTTTCATTACTCACGATTTAGCGTTGGTTGGTGAAATTGCAGATAAAGTCATTGTGATGCGTCATGGCGAGATTAGAGAGCAAGGCGTTGCTGAAGAGGTTCTTGAACAGCCTAAAGATGTATATACGAGAGCATTACTTTATTGTCGCCCGCAAATGTCGCAACGACCTTATCGTTTACCAGTGACCAGCGATTTTATGCGTCAAGAAGACAACATCTTGGTCGAACAAAGCTTTGATGCTTCAGAAATTCCCGAGCGCAAACGTGGCTTAAATGGTGATGAGCAAATCATCTTAGAAGTAAAAGATCTGAAAAAAAGCTTTTATAGTCGTAAAGGTCTATTTGGCAAAGAAGAGTTTCAGGCCGTTAAAGGAGTTTCTTTTAAACTCGCTAAAGGAAAAACTTTGGTTTTAGTCGGTGAGTCAGGTTCAGGTAAAACGACTGTTGGACTATTACTCATGCGCTTACATCAGGCATCTGGTGGGCAGGCTTTCATCGAAGGTAAAGATATCCTTTCATTAACTGAAAAAGAGTTTGCTAAATATCAACGGAAAATCCAGATCATTTTTCAAAACCCATATGCCTCTCTTAATCCACGTTTTACCATTGGGCAAATATTATTAGAGCCTATGCAAATTCATGGTATTGGTAAAGATGATGCTGAGCGCAAACAAATTGCACTTGGTTTACTTGATAGAGTGAATTTACCTGAACAAGCTTATTATCGATACCCACATGAGTTCTCGGGTGGACAACGCCAACGTATTGCGATTGCACGCTGTTTAACGCTAAAGCCTGAAATTTTGATTTGTGATGAATCAGTTTCTGCGCTCGATGTTTCAGTCCAAGCGCAGGTACTTAACTTATTACAAGACTTACAAGATGAGTTTGGGCTTAGTTATATCTTTATTTCACATGACTTATCGGTTGTGAAATATATCTCTGATCAGGTCATGGTCATGAATCATGGAGAAGTTGTGGAAATTGCCAATTCGGATGAGCTTTATGCACATCCTCAACATGATTACACTAAACGTCTATTGCAGGCGATTCCTCAAGGGATTCAACACATTTCATAA
- a CDS encoding M3 family metallopeptidase, with amino-acid sequence MKKIGDMMKNNALKMTTLCMLTIGISQFATAETTRPTLPLLKAQQLPAWCDANLKKIQQQITIFEKTPVKDNAAAAPILAKWDKIFAHFEDFSGPISLYSNVDPDAKLRKASEDCEIKINQFHTDIFQNPKLYNLIKNTQATDPIDQKYRQDILDQFEDTGVQLEPVKRARMKAILDELTKLEQEYARNVRDNPEKLEFTPEEMKGLPQSYISALKKNAKGNYLLGFEYPEYRPFMELADNDDARKRYQIAFTRRGTEQNLKLLKQAIDLRYELAQLFGKASYADWVLKDRMAKTPEAVNQFLAEVQKTVAPLERKEVEELREFKAQTLKTPLEKTEITRWSEAYWSEKLRKNKYQIDQEKLRDYFPTLAAQKWLFAISSDLYGIDFKPVKVKAWQDEVEYYDVVDKKTGKLLGGLYMDKFPREGKYGHAAVWGVYGGSTLTNRLPVSALVTNFNRKGLNSDELETFVHEFGHALHGILSNTRYASQSGTSVERDFVEAPSQMYEEWARRKETLSKVADYCDPACPRVDDELIARLKAVHNYGRGLRYARQTLYAQYDMSLHTADALKVKPLENWQKMEAATALGYVPTTEFPGQFGHLMGGYQAGYYGYMWSEVLALDMLSAYGDNLNNPQVGQRYRQTILSQGSQKPAAELVKDFLGREPDNKAFFNEITGQRVK; translated from the coding sequence ATGAAAAAAATTGGAGATATGATGAAAAATAATGCATTGAAAATGACAACTTTATGTATGTTGACCATAGGTATAAGTCAGTTTGCAACGGCAGAGACAACACGTCCTACTTTGCCATTACTTAAAGCACAACAGCTCCCGGCATGGTGTGATGCTAATTTAAAAAAGATTCAACAACAGATTACTATTTTTGAAAAAACGCCTGTGAAAGATAATGCAGCAGCGGCACCTATATTGGCAAAATGGGATAAAATTTTTGCGCATTTTGAAGATTTCTCAGGTCCGATAAGTCTATATAGTAACGTAGACCCAGATGCAAAATTACGTAAGGCATCTGAAGACTGTGAAATCAAAATTAATCAGTTTCACACTGATATATTTCAGAACCCGAAGCTATATAACTTAATTAAAAATACACAAGCAACAGACCCAATTGACCAAAAATACCGCCAAGATATTCTAGATCAGTTTGAAGACACAGGTGTTCAACTTGAACCGGTAAAGCGTGCACGAATGAAGGCCATTCTGGATGAGCTGACTAAACTTGAGCAAGAATATGCCCGTAACGTCCGTGATAATCCGGAGAAACTTGAGTTTACTCCTGAAGAGATGAAAGGCTTACCTCAAAGTTATATTTCAGCATTAAAGAAAAATGCTAAAGGCAATTATTTATTAGGGTTTGAATATCCTGAATATCGTCCTTTTATGGAGTTGGCAGATAATGATGATGCTCGGAAAAGATATCAAATTGCCTTTACTCGACGTGGTACTGAGCAAAATTTAAAACTACTTAAACAAGCAATTGATTTGCGTTATGAGCTTGCGCAGTTATTTGGAAAAGCAAGTTATGCAGATTGGGTTTTAAAAGACCGTATGGCTAAAACGCCTGAGGCTGTAAATCAATTTTTAGCAGAAGTTCAAAAAACAGTAGCACCACTTGAACGTAAAGAAGTAGAAGAACTCCGTGAGTTTAAAGCACAAACCTTAAAAACCCCATTAGAAAAAACCGAGATCACACGTTGGAGTGAAGCTTACTGGAGTGAAAAACTTCGTAAGAATAAATATCAGATTGATCAGGAAAAACTTCGTGATTATTTCCCAACTTTAGCTGCTCAAAAATGGTTGTTTGCCATTTCATCTGACCTTTATGGTATTGATTTTAAACCAGTCAAAGTGAAAGCATGGCAGGATGAAGTTGAATATTACGATGTAGTTGACAAAAAAACAGGAAAGCTTCTTGGCGGCTTATATATGGATAAATTTCCTCGTGAAGGGAAGTATGGCCATGCCGCTGTTTGGGGAGTATACGGTGGCAGCACTTTAACCAATCGATTACCAGTTTCAGCATTAGTTACCAATTTTAACCGTAAAGGTTTAAACAGTGACGAGCTTGAAACTTTTGTTCATGAGTTTGGTCATGCCTTACATGGCATTTTATCAAATACACGTTATGCCAGTCAGTCAGGAACATCCGTAGAGCGTGATTTTGTAGAAGCGCCGTCTCAAATGTATGAAGAGTGGGCACGCCGTAAAGAGACTTTATCTAAAGTGGCCGATTATTGTGATCCAGCATGTCCACGTGTTGATGATGAACTAATTGCCCGTTTAAAAGCTGTACATAACTATGGTCGTGGCTTGCGCTATGCGCGTCAGACTCTTTATGCACAGTACGATATGTCATTGCATACTGCTGATGCCTTAAAAGTAAAACCTTTAGAAAATTGGCAAAAAATGGAAGCTGCTACAGCTTTAGGTTATGTACCAACAACCGAATTCCCGGGGCAGTTTGGGCATTTGATGGGTGGTTATCAAGCAGGTTATTACGGATATATGTGGTCTGAGGTTTTAGCTTTAGACATGCTTTCTGCCTATGGGGACAACCTTAATAACCCGCAAGTTGGACAGCGTTACCGTCAAACCATTTTGTCACAAGGTAGCCAAAAACCGGCAGCTGAATTAGTTAAAGATTTCCTTGGCCGTGAACCTGATAACAAAGCGTTCTTTAATGAAATTACCGGACAACGGGTTAAATAA